One genomic region from Bactrocera tryoni isolate S06 chromosome 3, CSIRO_BtryS06_freeze2, whole genome shotgun sequence encodes:
- the LOC120770937 gene encoding calcium permeable stress-gated cation channel 1, translating to MDVFENMFVERAWSDECEKLPNKSTIFTNDFNGIPETLLLNVISWLLLVGLFTALRHQAGDYGRLALVNSHGTRKRWTEVFYSRATSTVLTPTPEASTSRMQNDAEGGRGSITSNTSEPPLSPIHSDQGFFAWIKITWKLQKEQIKTHTGPDAIHYLSFQQHLMTVMAIVTLVSIIIILPVNLFNGSTEGRTDLNAFGHTTMENVSPESPWRWVHVIVTIMYAPLIVLIMRRASGRNAFKTAATRTIMISNISASDRNKTIIRHYIQELFPDVNIEDVQIAYNISKLTVQSAEYEKILDARMYCEHHRDKDTLQVTPNLCSCAKENAYAYYQREERKLSGDVARLRAAALNEPLAIAFITVSTVHEAQNIVSHFTPGTYRKWNLEFAPSPDDLFWENLNVSKSNWYFKWGIVNFILFLTLFFLTTPAIVLNFLNAYALAKGNIYQISPVVSEFLPTLLLWTLAALMPVIVAFSDKWLAHYTRSLQNYSIMIKCFCYLLLMILILPSLGLTSAQKLIEWSISNDTIRWYCVFMPDRGSFYVNYVITAAFIGTALELLRFPELIVYIWMLCTAKSKAETPYIRKSILIEFPFGIHYAWTVLVFTISIVYSVSCPLIMPFAMIYICFKHFVDRHNLFFAYGPSNMISRNGGKIHSTAVTMTKSAIVILLVVMAMISVFRERGNARAIILFMTLVLTLALFALMSPIKRCASVPRPSVVEVAGPAPIYVPDVLRPRATVASGTLNNHAATNGGGVTGYGSDSVSDFDISSQYSVDA from the exons ATGGacgtttttgaaaatatgtttgttgaAAGAGCCTGGAGTGATGAGTGTGAAAAACTACCAAATAAGAGCACAATTTTCACAAATGATTTCAATGGTATCCCGGAAACACTATTATTGAACGTTATTTCTTGGCTTCTATTAGTTGGTTTATTTACCGCTTTACGGCATCAAGCCGGAGACTATGGTCGCCTGGCGCTTGTTAACAGCCATGGTACCAGAAAACGCTGGACCGAAGTATTTTACTCGCGAGCAACAAGTACGGTTCTTACACCCACGCCCGAAGCATCTACCAGTCGTATGCAAAATGATGCCGAGGGTGGGCGAGGTAGTATAACATCGAACACATCAGAGCCGCCTTTATCTCCCATTCATTCGGACCAGGGATTTTTTGCTTGGATAAAAATTACCTGGAAACTGCAAAAGGAGCAAATAAAGACTCATACAGGGCCGGATGCCATTCATTATCTGTCTTTTCAGCAACACCTTATGACTGTAATGGCAATTGTAACACTAgtttcaataataattatattgccCGTAAACTTGTTCAATGGTTCTACTGAAGGTAGAACTGATTTGAATGCGTTTGGTCACACCACTATGGAAAATGTGTCTCCAGAATCGCCGTGGCGATGGGTACACGTTATCGTGACAATTATGTATGCTCCCCTCATAGTACTCATAATGCGACGTGCATCCGGTCGTAATGCATTTAAAACAGCTGCCACACGTACCATTATGATATCCAATATATCGGCGAGTGATCGTAATAAGACAATTATCCGTCACTATATACAAGAATTATTTCCTGACGTCAATATAGAGGACGTACAAATTGCATACAATATATCTAAATTGACAGTGCAAAGTGCGGAATATGAGAAGATATTGGATGCTCGCATGTACTGTGAACACCATAGGGATAAAGATACGCTACAG GTAACACCAAATCTGTGCTCCTGTGCTAAAGAAAATGCATACGCTTATTATCAACGTGAAGAGCGTAAACTCTCTGGAGATGTGGCACGTTTGAGAGCTGCTGCACTCAATGAACCACTCGCAATAGCTTTTATTACCGTGTCCACTGTACATGAAGCACAAAATATTGTCAGCCATTTTACACCAGGCACCTATCGAAAATGGAATTTGGAATTCGCACCTTCACCAGACGACCTCTTTTGGGAGAATTTGAATGTGAGCAAAAGCAATTGGTACTTCAAATGGGGTATTGTCAACTTCATACTATTTTTGACGCTATTCTTTCTCACAACCCCAGCAATTGTActaaactttttaaacgcttATGCATTAGCTAAAggtaatatataccaaatttcaccAGTAGTATCAGAATTTTTACCAACATTATTACTGTGGACGCTTGCGGCGCTGATGCCTGTAATTGTTGCATTCTCAGACAAATGGTTGGCTCACTATACACGTTCTCTTCAGAATTATTCAATTAtgattaaatgtttttgttatttactatTAATGATCCTCATTCTGCCCTCACTGGGCCTAACGTCAGCACAGAAATTAATCGAATGGTCAATTAGTAATGACACTATTCGCTGGTACTGTGTCTTCATGCCGGATCGCGGTTCTTTCTATGTCAATTATGTAATTACCGCCGCTTTCATTGGTACGGCTTTGGAGCTGTTACGTTTTCCAGAActtattgtttatatttggATGTTGTGTACGGCGAAATCGAAAGCTGAAACACCATACATCCGAAAATCTATATTGATCGAATTCCCATTTGGAATTCACTACGCCTGGACTGTGTTGGTGTTTACCATTTCTATAGTTTACAGTGTTTCTTGTCCACTTATAATGCCCTTTGCTatgatttatatttgttttaaacacTTCGTGGATCGccacaatttattttttgcatatggTCCTTCAAACATGATATCCAGGAATGGTGGGAAAATTCATTCGACTGCCGTTACAATGACTAAATCCGCAATTGTCATCCTGCTTGTAGTTATGGCGATGATTTCAGTTTTTCGTGAAAGAGGAAATGCTCGTGCTATTATACTTTTTATGACACTAGTATTAACGTTGGCATTGTTTGCATTAATGTCGCCCATTAAACGGTGTGCATCCGTGCCACGTCCCAGCGTGGTCGAGGTGGCAGGGCCAGCGCCGATTTATGTTCCCGATGTCTTGAGACCGCGTGCAACAGTTGCTTCGGGCACGTTAAATAATCACGCAGCGACTAATGGTGGTGGTGTCACTGGATATGGTTCGGATAGTGTTTCAGATTTTGACATTAGCTCACAATATAGTGTAGATGcctaa